The following coding sequences lie in one Myxococcales bacterium genomic window:
- a CDS encoding tetratricopeptide repeat protein translates to MLETEDEIREIKKEIVESRGLIIKTNNLTTSLAADINSIAKRQAVGERRAFWNSAVAYVLFATLSFVALKLLSDTRIREIEAEKNVLMRKVEGMRREFAQASKESERRLRAERQAEAFYELIRNNKKREAVKQYAALRNEPLSATEAKVFQAAIVRFRRDLALETFQNAITLARNGRYAEASDTYKRALELSEQGAEAAAIRYELARTLYKLDKHDEAIALAQAVMDQSDDRNLHDDAAWLLSHVYEDKAKLDDARSILQTLLRRWPQSEYAASARKRLGSLVQKARTTNKRNPGK, encoded by the coding sequence ATGCTTGAGACCGAAGATGAAATCCGAGAGATCAAAAAGGAAATTGTCGAGTCCAGAGGGTTAATAATCAAAACCAATAATCTGACGACCTCCCTCGCGGCCGATATCAATTCTATTGCTAAGCGCCAGGCGGTCGGCGAGCGTCGTGCATTTTGGAACAGTGCCGTGGCATATGTTTTGTTTGCCACGTTATCCTTTGTGGCGCTTAAACTTTTGTCGGATACCCGGATTCGCGAAATCGAGGCTGAAAAGAATGTCCTCATGCGCAAGGTTGAGGGAATGCGACGTGAGTTCGCACAAGCGTCGAAGGAATCAGAGCGCCGCCTCCGCGCGGAACGCCAGGCCGAGGCGTTTTATGAGTTGATCCGAAACAACAAGAAACGAGAAGCCGTTAAACAGTATGCAGCGCTACGCAATGAGCCGCTTTCCGCAACCGAAGCCAAAGTGTTTCAAGCTGCGATTGTCCGGTTCAGAAGGGATCTGGCGCTTGAGACATTTCAGAATGCGATCACGCTTGCGAGAAATGGCCGTTACGCGGAGGCATCTGATACGTACAAACGAGCGCTGGAGTTATCCGAACAGGGGGCGGAGGCCGCGGCCATTCGTTATGAGCTCGCCCGCACCCTGTATAAGCTTGATAAGCATGATGAAGCAATCGCACTGGCACAGGCCGTGATGGATCAAAGTGATGATCGCAATCTACATGACGATGCGGCCTGGCTCCTCAGTCATGTCTATGAAGACAAGGCAAAGCTGGACGATGCGCGGAGCATCCTGCAAACTTTGCTAAGACGCTGGCCGCAGTCGGAGTATGCAGCCTCCGCGAGGAAACGCCTCGGGAGTTTGGTTCAAAAAGCTCGCACGACGAATAAACGGAACCCCGGCAAATGA
- a CDS encoding cytochrome c: MIKCLIRTALLGCVLLAAASQLRCDRTETKEEVHSGHVARPLACLDLVRMQQSGAFSTLPVETVEVVNDPAYKNGKKRFRGYSLQRVLAQAKLATDGAEPLKIHLLASDGYQTELRFAPSNIESAVLAFEDVEAPANEKWQSFRSGKRWMTPAPFYLVWPASRSQGKPWPYQLQRIEVWSGAAKDAAYPVNAPAARVGYQTFRAQCMSCHSVNLAGGSLGPELNVPKNVLEYRDTAFLQTFIRNAGAFHARSVMPPFEHLTPKELDSIIFYLRTMSRAKVCASVATCQRLTDGVSDASPCLRPKMKSERSKRKLSSPEG, encoded by the coding sequence ATGATTAAGTGCCTAATTAGGACAGCACTTTTGGGCTGTGTCTTGTTGGCGGCGGCTTCGCAGCTGCGATGCGACCGCACAGAGACCAAAGAGGAAGTCCACTCTGGGCATGTTGCGCGGCCACTCGCGTGTTTGGATCTTGTTCGCATGCAGCAGTCAGGCGCGTTTTCTACTTTGCCTGTTGAAACTGTCGAAGTGGTAAACGATCCGGCCTACAAAAACGGGAAAAAGCGGTTTAGAGGCTATTCGTTACAAAGGGTTCTAGCGCAAGCGAAGTTGGCAACAGATGGAGCTGAGCCATTAAAGATTCATCTTCTCGCGAGTGATGGCTACCAAACAGAACTGAGGTTTGCTCCGAGCAACATAGAAAGTGCTGTGTTGGCGTTTGAGGACGTCGAAGCGCCGGCGAACGAAAAGTGGCAAAGCTTTCGTTCGGGTAAGCGTTGGATGACTCCGGCGCCGTTCTATTTGGTATGGCCGGCATCTCGCTCACAGGGCAAACCGTGGCCCTATCAGCTACAACGCATTGAAGTGTGGTCTGGTGCTGCTAAAGATGCGGCGTATCCGGTCAATGCGCCGGCTGCGAGAGTAGGATACCAGACATTTCGCGCGCAGTGCATGAGCTGTCATTCTGTCAATTTGGCAGGGGGTTCCTTGGGGCCTGAGCTCAACGTGCCAAAGAACGTTCTCGAATACCGGGACACAGCTTTTCTACAAACCTTCATTCGAAACGCAGGTGCATTTCATGCCCGCAGCGTGATGCCGCCCTTTGAGCATCTCACGCCAAAGGAATTAGATTCCATAATTTTTTACCTTAGGACGATGTCACGGGCAAAAGTATGCGCCTCTGTTGCAACTTGCCAACGCCTTACAGACGGGGTATCCGATGCCTCGCCATGCTTGAGACCGAAGATGAAATCCGAGAGATCAAAAAGGAAATTGTCGAGTCCAGAGGGTTAA
- the sppA gene encoding signal peptide peptidase SppA: MISIVCERCGHSKHVEALQLAPQGKRLECPSCGHRFRVNERGHVHRRKPRPWMIRKEDGTTESLITVAEFQARVQAGAISPDHTISRDGQHWKRIYDVEGLRQLFGDGSPASPKRSRQATVIGLPPSHLPMPAVPSAAPMLKQTLVGVPVPLPLSPPPATLSEPARKGHSTIIGIPAASLPASTKRGLMADSAVSSTHAPSIAPLGRQSSMYHAETKPLTGYAMRASLWMSRLPRGWVWAGIGVLCLAAWVLAFFILGTLLAGCNYVRQATSTRDNTPQLLELGLLEAPSEEPHSHPLNHNAFPLHEVLAHFRRIEEDNVQGLFLRLNPMGSAWARMEDMREGLVNARKTKKPIHCHFDEADNTAYALAAAGCDHVTMSPSGALHLIGTSIEITYARELLDKLGVRAELKQVGRYKGAADRLTHQSMPPESRESLGAIVRDMQERLVSLIQGRSQLSKGDLKAVFGHGPFTADEALKAGLIDAIGFVDQARQTAKETAHATQVRSLEPQTAKGLDIGNLIKNLTKHADASTDLSGPRVALVVLEGTILDGDSEGLGAIRSGPVIRALRDIENTADIKSVVLRINSPGGSALASDNIWHAVRRLARKKPVIASFGDIAASGGYYIGSAGTEILAQPTSLVGSIGVVGGKVNIAGLLAKLGLHSDVLSSTDYAAWLSPLHPFSEPQAQRLEHLLETTYDRFLSRVATGRGVPVSGIVPAAEGRLFTGKQALEHGLVDGFGGLQTALWRAHELGKVKASTPVQMWPPARDLGELLVEAFGGANPGLSAKPASALDVLAYNLRITNMSPLVQTLLLNPQSMACVLPYELIVR; encoded by the coding sequence GCGGGGGCCATTAGCCCGGACCATACGATTTCCCGCGATGGGCAACATTGGAAGCGTATTTATGATGTCGAGGGATTGAGACAATTGTTTGGGGACGGCAGCCCCGCCTCACCCAAAAGATCTCGCCAGGCCACCGTGATCGGCCTACCCCCATCGCATCTCCCCATGCCCGCCGTTCCGAGCGCTGCGCCAATGCTGAAACAAACATTGGTGGGCGTGCCGGTCCCTTTGCCCCTGTCACCGCCGCCGGCAACGCTGTCTGAACCGGCGCGTAAGGGTCATAGCACCATCATCGGCATTCCCGCCGCCAGCTTACCAGCATCAACCAAGCGCGGTCTTATGGCGGACTCGGCGGTTTCATCGACGCATGCGCCGAGTATTGCACCTCTAGGTCGACAATCTTCCATGTATCATGCAGAGACAAAACCACTGACGGGATACGCTATGCGAGCATCGTTATGGATGTCTCGATTGCCTAGAGGATGGGTGTGGGCAGGAATCGGGGTGCTGTGCCTGGCCGCATGGGTGCTTGCATTCTTCATCTTGGGGACACTACTGGCAGGCTGCAACTATGTGCGGCAGGCGACTTCCACACGTGATAATACGCCTCAGCTTCTAGAGCTCGGTTTGCTGGAGGCACCCAGCGAAGAACCGCATTCGCATCCCTTAAACCATAATGCCTTTCCGCTACATGAGGTACTTGCGCATTTTCGGCGCATAGAAGAGGACAATGTCCAGGGTTTGTTTCTGAGGCTCAATCCCATGGGAAGCGCCTGGGCGCGCATGGAGGATATGCGCGAGGGGTTGGTAAACGCGCGCAAGACCAAAAAGCCCATTCACTGCCATTTCGACGAAGCGGACAATACCGCGTATGCCCTGGCTGCCGCAGGTTGTGACCACGTCACAATGAGTCCCTCGGGCGCGCTTCATCTTATAGGCACTTCAATCGAGATTACGTACGCCCGAGAGCTTTTGGACAAGCTAGGTGTGCGAGCAGAACTCAAACAGGTGGGACGCTATAAGGGGGCGGCCGACCGACTCACACACCAAAGTATGCCACCCGAGTCGCGAGAATCGCTGGGCGCGATTGTGCGCGATATGCAAGAACGTTTGGTGAGTCTGATACAAGGTCGGTCCCAACTGTCCAAAGGGGACCTCAAGGCGGTATTCGGGCACGGCCCCTTCACGGCCGATGAAGCACTGAAAGCAGGACTCATCGATGCCATCGGTTTTGTCGATCAGGCGCGTCAAACCGCGAAAGAAACGGCCCATGCCACCCAAGTTCGAAGTCTCGAACCCCAAACGGCCAAGGGGTTAGATATCGGTAACCTGATCAAGAACCTTACCAAGCACGCCGATGCAAGCACGGATTTATCGGGACCGCGGGTTGCGCTGGTGGTGTTGGAAGGGACGATTCTCGATGGTGATTCAGAGGGACTCGGTGCTATACGCTCAGGTCCTGTCATTCGCGCGCTTCGAGACATTGAGAACACTGCAGATATCAAGAGTGTCGTCTTGCGTATCAATTCACCTGGGGGATCTGCTCTCGCTAGCGACAATATCTGGCATGCAGTGCGCCGCCTCGCTCGGAAGAAACCTGTGATCGCATCGTTCGGCGATATTGCCGCGAGCGGAGGCTACTATATCGGGTCGGCCGGCACCGAAATCCTGGCTCAACCGACGAGCCTTGTGGGCTCTATCGGCGTCGTCGGAGGCAAGGTAAATATCGCCGGCCTCTTAGCCAAACTGGGTCTGCACAGCGATGTCTTGTCAAGCACAGACTATGCAGCATGGCTTAGCCCGCTACATCCCTTTTCCGAGCCACAAGCGCAGCGCCTTGAGCACCTCCTCGAAACGACTTACGATCGCTTCTTGTCTCGCGTCGCGACCGGTCGGGGCGTCCCCGTCAGCGGCATCGTGCCGGCTGCGGAGGGCCGCCTCTTTACAGGCAAGCAGGCGCTCGAACATGGCCTTGTGGATGGCTTCGGAGGCCTTCAAACGGCGCTTTGGCGGGCGCACGAGCTCGGCAAGGTGAAAGCGTCCACACCGGTGCAAATGTGGCCACCTGCGCGCGATTTGGGCGAGCTATTGGTAGAGGCTTTTGGGGGAGCTAACCCTGGCCTTTCCGCTAAGCCCGCATCAGCTTTGGACGTCCTCGCCTACAACTTACGTATTACCAATATGAGCCCGCTCGTGCAGACGCTTCTGCTAAACCCCCAGTCCATGGCATGTGTGCTGCCTTACGAGCTTATAGTACGCTGA
- a CDS encoding patatin-like phospholipase family protein: MSSTRTEGRPRVAFVGSGGATKGIAHIGALKAIEELGIVPDIYVGASAGAIIGAFASQGFRADELIAWIKAPWLSSKGRKALRSHHFLGLPNWGQLRVPGYLLSGVLSIDRFERFLADHLPVNDFRKLAPMLIITAADVDQSKRVVFGRGYVEDVPISQAIAASSCVPVLFRPYRIGNKYYLDGEVVRTLSVDLAVEAGADVVIISNVYRPYITKPSETSVAMRGIGAVVRQSLNVVLSEKEKRGLDLIHKQYPHVTLLNVSADLGKFPFLSRTEGKALLGRGYREAVRVLSAAKLQGVFELNQRTISS; the protein is encoded by the coding sequence GTGAGCAGCACGAGGACTGAGGGCCGACCGCGCGTCGCTTTTGTGGGGTCAGGCGGGGCGACCAAAGGGATTGCCCATATTGGTGCGCTTAAGGCAATCGAGGAACTGGGAATAGTGCCCGACATCTACGTGGGCGCTTCGGCCGGTGCGATTATCGGGGCGTTCGCCTCACAAGGATTTAGAGCGGACGAGTTGATAGCGTGGATCAAGGCGCCCTGGCTAAGTTCTAAAGGTAGGAAGGCACTCAGAAGTCATCATTTTTTGGGACTGCCCAACTGGGGCCAGCTTCGTGTGCCCGGCTATCTGTTAAGTGGCGTGTTGTCGATCGATCGGTTTGAACGGTTCTTGGCGGATCATTTGCCGGTGAACGATTTCCGAAAGCTCGCTCCTATGCTTATCATTACCGCGGCGGATGTGGACCAGAGCAAGCGCGTCGTATTTGGTCGCGGCTATGTCGAAGACGTGCCGATCAGCCAGGCGATTGCGGCATCTTCGTGTGTGCCGGTCTTGTTTCGGCCGTACCGCATCGGCAATAAATACTATCTGGATGGCGAAGTAGTGCGCACCCTAAGTGTAGACTTGGCAGTCGAGGCTGGAGCCGACGTGGTGATCATCTCAAATGTCTACCGACCGTACATTACCAAACCCAGCGAGACATCGGTGGCCATGCGAGGCATCGGTGCAGTAGTCCGCCAATCACTTAACGTGGTGCTGTCAGAAAAGGAAAAACGCGGCCTAGATCTCATCCATAAACAGTATCCCCACGTCACGTTGCTAAACGTATCCGCGGATTTGGGAAAGTTTCCTTTTCTCAGTCGCACCGAGGGAAAAGCATTGCTCGGCAGAGGCTACCGGGAAGCCGTTAGGGTATTGAGCGCAGCGAAGTTACAAGGCGTCTTCGAGTTAAATCAGCGTACTATAAGCTCGTAA